GCGCTTCGCGGTCGCGGCGGCTGATCAACACGGATCTCGCCGTCGGAATCGGCACGTTAGCGTTGGCGACGTGGTTGCGTGTGAATGCGCGGTTAGCGCAGCTTTAATGGGAGCACAGGTGAAAAACTGGCTCTGGCTGCCCGGCGGCAGTTCGTCCGCGATTCTCGATCAGGGCAAGCCGGTAAAAATCAAAAGTGACAAGCGATGAAGGCAATGGTGTTTGCGTGGGCACTCAATTTCGTCATAGGTCTGACTCTCCTCGCCGGCCCTACCGCAGCTGACGCGCAGGCCAAGGCGCAAGCCGCCATGCGCGTCAAGTCGTGGAATTCCGTCGTTCTCTTCAGGCTTCGTGACGCGAAGGGCGAACAGATACCATTCGACTACTCGGCGGGAGTTGCGATTCTTTCGAATGGCTCGGTGTTGTTCGGCGATCAATACGAGCCCCGAATCGTCTTGGCCGACTCGACCGGACGCTTCGTCGCGGCAGCAGGTCGAAAAGGTGGCGGTCCGGGCGAGTTCGAGGCGCGATCCCGAGTGCTGCGTCTGCGCGGCGATTCGATTGGTGTTCACGACGGAATGTTACGACGATTGTCGATCTTCGACTCGAAACTCACGTTTGCCAGAACCGAACTGATCCAGGAGTTCTCTCGAACAAGGGGGTTTAACTCGGTTCAGGGGCAGTTCGCCGACGGGTCGATGGTGATGTTGCATCGCCCGATGATGAGCTTCTCCTCAGCAAATGTCGTGCGCGAGGTGCAGTACATCTTGTACGTGAGCGACCGGGGCGGGAAGTTCACGCAATTCAACTTGCCGCTGTCACGCGAACTGCAGGTAAGCGCGGGCAACCGCGGAACAGCGATCAAGGTCCCGATGACGAGTATTAGCGGTGTAGCCGTTTGCGAGAATGGCTTCGTGACAATCGCAGACGGGAGGATCGAAGTGCACGACGCCTCCTTCAGGCTCCTCTTGACGACTCCATACCGCGGTCGGATCGACACGTTGTCTTCGGCTGAACGAACGCAGCTGATCCAGGTCCACAGTGGCGGCTACGAGAACACAACCTTCCAACGCAAGATCGAAGAGGCGTTGGATGCAGAACAACCTCGACGACTGGTGCGTTACTCTACGCCGTTTGTTTCAGCTGACGGAATGCTGTGGTTCCGGGCAGGGGATGATGCCGAGGGCCGTTTCATGAGGACGACCCTGCGTGGAGAAATCATTGATACGTTGTACGCACCGTAGCAAATCCTGCATGCCGACAAACGCATTTCGGTAGCGTCCGGACCGTTCCCTGAAGGAGAGGATGCACCCGTAGTCATCGTGCGACAGAAAGCTGCCGAAACGCGACGCAAGGCGATTCCGCTGTCCCCCGTCGGTCGGTGCAATTCGCTGGTGACCTACTAGGCCCTCGCGACGAGATGTCGAGGTGAATTCGTGAGATCATCACACCCGAGCGCGAGGGCGTGAGTGGTTAGGCAGAGCGTCGCGTCGATTCAGACTTGGTGTGGGAAGTCATCAAGGACCGAATCCCCGCGCTCGAGCGGCACCTGAGGCGCATCGGCACCACCTAACACTGAGGCGTTATGCGCACTCAGGTGGGTTGCCTGACCGCTGTCCTTTTGGTACGTTAAAACGTACGTTTTTTGGTACATAATCTCAGGAGCCGTATGTCGAAGCTCAGGCCGAGTCGTGATATCCAGCCGGTGACGGAGTTTCGCGCCAATGCCGCGCAGTTCATCGAGCAGGTGCAGGCGACTGGCGAACCCGTGATTCTTACCCAGCACGGCCGGAGCGCCGCCGTGCTCCTCGATGTCGAGTCGTACGAGGGAATGCTCGACGAGCTGGCGCTGTTGCGCGACGTACGCCAGGCCGAACAGCAGGTGGCGGCCGGAAAGACGGTGACGCACGCGGCGGTTGCTAAGCGGCTTCG
This region of Gemmatimonas groenlandica genomic DNA includes:
- a CDS encoding type II toxin-antitoxin system Phd/YefM family antitoxin — translated: MSKLRPSRDIQPVTEFRANAAQFIEQVQATGEPVILTQHGRSAAVLLDVESYEGMLDELALLRDVRQAEQQVAAGKTVTHAAVAKRLRARLGR